Proteins co-encoded in one Cetobacterium sp. ZOR0034 genomic window:
- a CDS encoding HPr family phosphocarrier protein — translation MANKTVEIKNETGLHTRPGNEFVSLAKTFTSQIELENEEGKKVKGTSLLKLLSLGIKKGAKITVHAAGEDENEAVEKLAHLLENLKD, via the coding sequence ATGGCAAATAAGACAGTTGAAATTAAGAATGAAACAGGACTACATACAAGACCTGGTAACGAATTTGTAAGTTTAGCAAAAACATTTACATCTCAAATCGAATTAGAAAATGAAGAGGGGAAAAAAGTAAAGGGAACATCTTTATTAAAATTACTTTCTTTAGGAATTAAAAAAGGTGCAAAAATAACAGTTCATGCTGCTGGAGAAGATGAGAACGAAGCAGTTGAGAAGTTAGCTCACCTACTAGAAAATCTAAAGGACTAA
- the ptsP gene encoding phosphoenolpyruvate--protein phosphotransferase, whose translation MRKFVKGIDASPGVAVGKVFLYKEEELFIDKGECSNVEVQKEKLIEGRDKTKEQLLKIREKTARQLGEDKAAIFDGHITLLEDEDLFEEVIELIEDEKITAENALEQGISGYCDMLANLEDEYLRERAADLRDIAKRWLYNIVGIEIVDLSSLPANSIVVARDLTPSDTAQLDLKNVVAFITDIGGKTAHSSIMARSLEIPAVVGTGNITSLVSNEAAIIVDALTGDVILNPTEEDVVKYTKKRENYLAEKELLKQLKDKTATSKDGVTVGAWANIGSPKDVAGVLRNGANGIGLYRTEFLFMANDRFPTEDEQFEAYKIVAESMKDENGNPFPVTIRTMDIGGDKSLPYMELPHEENPFLGWRALRICLDRPEILKTQFRALLRASAFGYIKIMLPMVISIEECRKSKELLEECKAELRAEGIKFDEEIQLGIMIETPATAFRAKWFAQEVDFFSIGTNDLTQYTLAVDRGNERISHLYDTYNPGVLAAIKAAIDGAHEGGISISMCGEFAGEARATALLFGMGLDAFSMSAISVAKVKKNIMAMDKASAEALVERVMSMSTTEDVLAEVDKFNDQLLG comes from the coding sequence ATGAGAAAATTTGTAAAAGGTATAGACGCATCTCCAGGGGTAGCAGTTGGAAAAGTATTTTTATATAAGGAAGAAGAACTTTTCATAGACAAAGGAGAATGCTCAAATGTTGAGGTTCAAAAAGAAAAGTTAATAGAAGGAAGAGATAAAACTAAAGAACAACTTTTAAAAATCAGAGAAAAAACTGCAAGACAATTAGGTGAGGATAAAGCAGCAATATTTGATGGACATATAACACTATTAGAAGATGAAGATTTATTTGAGGAAGTTATTGAATTAATCGAAGATGAAAAAATAACAGCAGAAAATGCATTAGAGCAAGGTATCAGCGGATATTGTGATATGTTAGCAAATTTAGAGGATGAATATTTAAGAGAAAGAGCAGCAGATTTAAGAGATATTGCAAAAAGATGGTTATACAACATTGTTGGAATTGAAATAGTAGATTTATCTTCATTACCGGCTAATTCAATAGTTGTAGCAAGAGATTTAACTCCATCAGATACAGCTCAATTAGATTTAAAAAATGTTGTAGCATTTATAACTGATATCGGAGGAAAGACAGCTCACTCTTCAATTATGGCTAGATCATTAGAAATTCCAGCAGTAGTTGGAACAGGAAATATAACATCATTAGTTTCTAATGAAGCAGCTATAATCGTTGATGCATTAACAGGAGATGTTATATTAAATCCAACAGAAGAAGATGTTGTAAAATACACAAAGAAAAGAGAAAATTATTTAGCAGAAAAAGAACTTTTAAAGCAATTAAAAGATAAAACGGCTACATCAAAAGATGGAGTAACAGTAGGAGCTTGGGCAAATATAGGTTCTCCAAAAGATGTTGCAGGAGTTTTAAGAAACGGAGCTAATGGAATTGGTCTTTATAGAACAGAGTTCTTATTTATGGCTAACGACAGATTCCCAACAGAAGATGAGCAATTTGAAGCGTATAAAATAGTTGCTGAGTCTATGAAAGATGAAAATGGAAATCCATTCCCAGTAACAATAAGAACAATGGATATAGGTGGAGATAAATCTTTACCATATATGGAGTTACCACATGAGGAAAATCCATTCTTAGGATGGAGAGCTTTAAGAATATGTTTAGATAGACCTGAAATTTTAAAAACTCAATTCAGAGCACTTTTAAGAGCATCAGCTTTCGGATATATTAAAATAATGTTACCTATGGTAATCTCAATAGAAGAGTGTAGAAAATCAAAAGAATTATTAGAAGAGTGTAAAGCAGAATTAAGAGCAGAAGGAATAAAGTTCGATGAAGAGATTCAATTAGGAATAATGATTGAAACTCCTGCAACAGCATTCAGAGCTAAATGGTTTGCACAAGAAGTAGATTTCTTCTCAATAGGAACAAATGATTTAACTCAATATACGTTAGCAGTAGATAGAGGAAACGAAAGAATTTCTCACTTATACGATACATATAATCCAGGAGTTTTAGCAGCAATAAAAGCAGCTATCGATGGAGCACACGAGGGTGGAATTTCTATATCTATGTGTGGAGAGTTTGCTGGAGAAGCTAGAGCAACAGCTTTACTATTTGGAATGGGATTAGATGCATTCTCAATGTCAGCTATATCAGTTGCAAAAGTAAAGAAAAACATAATGGCTATGGATAAAGCATCAGCAGAAGCTCTTGTAGAGAGAGTAATGTCTATGAGTACAACTGAAGATGTATTAGCAGAAGTAGATAAATTTAACGATCAATTATTAGGATAA